From the Methylobacterium currus genome, one window contains:
- the tnpC gene encoding IS66 family transposase — translation MPTPAPPPPDDPETLKALLAEERAENERLRQIIQAMQRHRFGRRAESLPEDQLLLGLEEAEQGEAATLAAADSEPASRATRVAERRRNRGTLPAHLPRIERLVDPACLVCPCCAGTLHRIGEDVSERLDVVPAQVRVLVIRRPRYACRTCEEAVVQAPAPARLIEGGLPTDALVAQVLVSKYADHLPLYRQAQIFARQGVLLDRSTLADWVGRAAFALRPVHERLLTMLRASGKLFADETTAPVLDPGRGRTKTGQLWAYARDDRPWGGRDPPGVVYVYAPDRTAERPLRHLSGFAGVLQVDGYGGYKALADRGGIQLAFCWAHVRRRFYELAQGGPAPIATQALERIARLYRTEAEIRGRSVEERRAQRQEHSRPVIAALEPWLRETLGQLSQKSRLAEAIRYALSRWAGLCVFLEDGRVELDSNVVERAIRPLALTRKNALFAGSDGGGQHWAVIASLVETCKLNGVEPQAYLNDVLTRIAEGHPNRRLDELLPWAYASAQDLKAVA, via the coding sequence GTGCCTACTCCCGCTCCCCCTCCGCCAGACGATCCCGAGACGCTCAAGGCGCTACTGGCCGAGGAGCGGGCCGAGAACGAGCGGCTGCGCCAGATCATCCAGGCGATGCAACGCCACCGCTTCGGGCGGCGGGCCGAGAGCCTGCCGGAGGACCAGCTGCTGCTGGGGCTGGAGGAGGCCGAGCAGGGCGAGGCCGCCACGCTGGCGGCCGCCGACAGCGAGCCGGCCAGCCGGGCGACGCGGGTCGCCGAGCGGCGGCGCAATCGGGGAACTCTGCCTGCCCACCTGCCGCGGATCGAGCGCCTCGTCGATCCCGCCTGCCTGGTCTGCCCGTGCTGTGCCGGGACCTTGCACCGGATCGGCGAGGACGTCTCTGAACGCCTCGACGTGGTGCCGGCGCAGGTCCGGGTCCTGGTGATCCGCCGGCCGCGCTACGCGTGCCGGACCTGCGAGGAGGCGGTCGTACAGGCGCCCGCACCCGCCCGCCTGATCGAGGGCGGCCTGCCCACCGACGCGCTGGTGGCGCAGGTGCTGGTCTCCAAATACGCGGACCACCTGCCGCTCTACCGACAGGCTCAGATCTTCGCGCGCCAGGGCGTCCTTCTCGACCGCTCGACCCTGGCCGACTGGGTCGGGCGCGCCGCCTTTGCGCTGCGCCCCGTGCACGAACGCCTGCTCACGATGCTGCGGGCCAGCGGCAAGCTGTTTGCCGACGAGACCACCGCGCCGGTGCTCGATCCCGGGCGCGGCCGCACCAAGACGGGGCAGCTGTGGGCCTACGCGCGGGACGACCGGCCCTGGGGCGGACGCGATCCGCCGGGCGTGGTCTACGTCTACGCCCCGGACCGCACGGCCGAGCGGCCTCTTCGTCACCTGAGCGGCTTTGCGGGCGTGCTGCAGGTCGACGGCTATGGCGGCTACAAGGCCCTGGCGGATCGCGGCGGGATCCAGCTGGCGTTCTGCTGGGCGCACGTGCGTCGGCGCTTCTATGAGCTGGCGCAGGGCGGGCCGGCACCGATCGCCACGCAGGCGCTGGAACGGATCGCGCGTCTGTACCGGACCGAGGCGGAGATCCGCGGCCGCTCGGTCGAGGAGCGGCGGGCGCAGCGCCAGGAGCACAGCCGTCCAGTGATCGCGGCGCTAGAGCCGTGGCTGCGCGAGACGCTCGGGCAGCTGAGCCAGAAGAGCCGGCTGGCCGAGGCGATCCGCTACGCGCTGTCGCGCTGGGCCGGGTTGTGCGTGTTCCTGGAGGATGGCCGGGTCGAGCTCGACTCGAACGTGGTCGAGCGGGCGATCCGGCCACTGGCGCTGACGCGCAAGAACGCGTTGTTTGCTGGTTCGGATGGCGGCGGGCAGCACTGGGCGGTGATCGCCTCGCTGGTCGAGACGTGCAAGCTGAACGGGGTAGAGCCGCAGGCCTACCTGAATGATGTGCTCACCCGCATCGCCGAGGGCCATCCCAACCGCCGCCTCGACGAGTTGCTGCCCTGGGCCTACGCCAGCGCGCAAGACCTCAAAGCCGTGGCCTAA
- a CDS encoding TonB-dependent siderophore receptor, with protein MHSLSRAELYAALLPTLLASTSVLAQTAGPDTIPLQQIDVAGAALSGRSVPNGGNSDGVTGYVASRTTTGSKTRTPVVEIPQSVSTITREQLDDRNVQTLVEALNYTPGITPNYGYGPWVDWFSVRGFDLVTLGTYRDGLRQGYGGGNFAIPRVEPYGAQSITVLRGPASGLYGLGSPGGIINVITKRPTAVPFGEIQFQAGNYDRYQGNFDIGGPVVGNEQFSYRLTGLFRDAKDWLPGGKDNRTYIAPAITWRPDADTSVTLLAEHMTVTSAANTSYFYDAPNRRLTNYFKGDPAYNTARTEQYRIGYEAEHRFSDFLAVRQNFRFYRILGDYGYTDLLSIDPVANTGQRTATRIVDTVNAIALDNQAETRFELGGVANTLLFGLDYNHYGYSNKIGFGPAPDLDLFALNYGRQYIAPVDTFAIRQKQRQHEIGLYAQEQAKWGGFVLTLNGRQSWVTSTVNNLVAGTKADQDNAALTGRVGLAYVFDSGLAPYVSYGTNFSPQLGTDAAGTPFKPTSGEQEEVGIKYKVPDLPVFMSAALFNIDQKNVLRPDPGNPLLFQTPTGQIRSRGIELEATASLAPGWNLTAAYTHLDVTIVKGIDDPALGITTGKKLSGIPDDTVAAFAKYTFQPGSAFAGLGIGAGVRYISSSFGDDQNTFRSRGDALVDGVIDYDLALFDRKYSGLRLQVNATNLFDTRRIVCQTGLCLYDARRQVIGSLVYRW; from the coding sequence ATGCATTCCCTCTCCAGGGCCGAGCTGTACGCCGCCCTGCTGCCGACCCTGCTCGCCTCGACTTCCGTTCTTGCGCAGACCGCCGGTCCGGATACCATTCCTCTCCAACAGATCGACGTTGCCGGTGCGGCCCTGTCCGGCCGCAGCGTACCGAACGGCGGTAACTCCGACGGCGTGACCGGCTATGTCGCGTCCCGGACGACGACCGGCAGCAAGACGCGAACGCCCGTCGTCGAAATCCCGCAATCGGTATCCACGATCACGCGCGAGCAGCTCGACGACCGCAATGTCCAGACGCTCGTTGAAGCACTCAATTACACCCCTGGCATCACGCCGAACTACGGGTACGGCCCCTGGGTCGACTGGTTCTCGGTTCGGGGTTTCGATCTCGTCACGCTCGGGACCTATCGTGACGGTCTGCGGCAAGGCTATGGCGGCGGCAACTTCGCCATTCCCCGCGTCGAGCCCTACGGTGCACAATCCATCACGGTTCTACGGGGTCCGGCTTCCGGTCTCTACGGCCTCGGGTCCCCGGGCGGCATCATCAACGTCATCACGAAACGTCCGACCGCGGTTCCCTTCGGCGAGATCCAGTTCCAGGCCGGCAACTACGACCGCTACCAGGGCAATTTCGACATCGGCGGACCGGTGGTCGGCAACGAGCAGTTCAGCTATCGCCTGACCGGCCTGTTCCGCGATGCGAAGGATTGGCTCCCGGGCGGCAAGGACAACCGGACCTACATCGCGCCGGCAATTACATGGCGCCCCGATGCCGATACGTCCGTCACGCTCCTCGCGGAGCACATGACGGTCACGAGCGCCGCCAACACGTCCTACTTCTACGACGCACCGAACCGCCGCCTGACCAACTACTTCAAAGGCGATCCGGCCTACAACACGGCCCGGACGGAGCAGTACCGGATCGGCTACGAGGCCGAGCACCGGTTCAGCGACTTCCTGGCCGTGCGTCAGAATTTTCGCTTCTACCGCATCCTCGGTGATTACGGCTACACGGATCTTCTCTCGATCGATCCGGTGGCCAATACAGGACAACGGACCGCGACGCGGATCGTTGATACGGTCAACGCCATCGCGCTCGACAATCAGGCCGAGACGCGCTTCGAGCTCGGCGGCGTCGCCAATACCTTGCTATTTGGCCTCGACTACAATCATTACGGATACAGCAACAAGATCGGCTTCGGTCCTGCGCCCGACCTCGATCTTTTTGCCCTGAATTACGGCAGGCAATACATCGCACCCGTCGATACGTTCGCCATACGACAGAAGCAGCGGCAGCACGAGATCGGTCTCTACGCTCAAGAACAGGCCAAGTGGGGCGGCTTCGTCCTGACGCTCAACGGTCGACAGAGTTGGGTGACGAGCACGGTCAACAATCTCGTCGCCGGCACCAAGGCGGATCAGGACAATGCAGCCCTCACCGGCCGGGTGGGGCTCGCCTACGTCTTCGACAGTGGCCTGGCCCCCTATGTCAGCTACGGCACGAACTTCAGCCCGCAGCTCGGCACGGATGCCGCGGGGACGCCGTTCAAGCCGACATCGGGCGAGCAGGAAGAGGTCGGCATCAAATACAAGGTGCCCGATCTTCCGGTCTTCATGAGCGCCGCCCTGTTCAACATCGACCAGAAGAACGTGCTCCGTCCCGATCCGGGCAACCCCCTCCTCTTCCAGACCCCGACCGGCCAGATCCGCTCGCGCGGCATCGAGTTGGAGGCGACGGCCTCGCTGGCACCCGGCTGGAACCTCACTGCCGCCTACACGCATCTCGACGTCACCATCGTCAAAGGTATCGACGATCCTGCCCTCGGGATCACGACCGGCAAGAAGCTCTCCGGCATCCCCGACGACACCGTCGCCGCCTTTGCCAAGTACACGTTCCAGCCCGGCTCGGCCTTCGCCGGGCTCGGCATCGGTGCGGGCGTCCGCTACATCAGCTCGAGTTTCGGCGACGACCAGAACACGTTCCGTAGCCGGGGAGACGCGCTGGTCGATGGCGTCATTGATTACGATCTCGCGCTGTTCGACCGAAAGTACTCCGGCCTGCGGCTGCAGGTGAATGCGACCAACCTGTTCGATACCCGCCGGATCGTATGCCAGACCGGGCTCTGCCTGTACGATGCGAGGCGGCAGGTAATCGGCAGCCTCGTGTATCGCTGGTAG
- a CDS encoding DJ-1/PfpI family protein: MTIVDRRTAALLALLSPFAAGSARAESAGPSPHSSSNSYDMGRGDGVHWIGHEEIGMLIYPGMTIMDLIGPHSMFGAMMGAKIHLVSRSLDPVTSDAGVTIMPTATFETCPRDLTVLFTPGGTDGTIKAATDPETLAFMADRGSRATYVTSVCSGSLILGKAGLLEGYRATSHWSCRDALAGFGAIPTEARVVRDRNRITGAGVTAGLDFGLTMVAEMRDRTYAECCQLMSEYDPDPPFHAGSLKTAPREVREPMMELIAGFSEQAKALAAGGIARR, translated from the coding sequence ATGACCATTGTCGATCGCCGAACCGCCGCACTGCTCGCGCTCCTCTCCCCGTTCGCCGCCGGCTCGGCGCGTGCCGAGTCGGCCGGGCCGTCGCCGCATTCGTCGTCGAACAGCTATGACATGGGTCGTGGCGACGGCGTGCATTGGATCGGTCACGAGGAGATCGGGATGCTGATCTATCCCGGCATGACCATCATGGACCTGATCGGACCACACAGCATGTTCGGGGCCATGATGGGCGCCAAGATCCACCTCGTCTCCCGGTCGCTCGATCCGGTGACGAGCGACGCGGGCGTGACGATCATGCCCACGGCGACGTTCGAGACCTGCCCGCGGGACCTGACCGTCCTGTTCACGCCGGGCGGCACGGACGGCACGATCAAGGCGGCCACCGACCCGGAGACGCTTGCCTTCATGGCCGATCGCGGCAGCCGGGCGACGTACGTGACCAGCGTGTGCTCGGGCTCGCTGATCCTCGGCAAGGCCGGCCTGCTCGAGGGCTACAGGGCGACGTCGCACTGGTCCTGCCGGGACGCCCTGGCCGGCTTCGGTGCGATCCCGACCGAGGCGCGCGTCGTGCGTGACCGCAACCGCATCACCGGGGCGGGCGTCACGGCCGGGCTCGATTTCGGACTGACGATGGTCGCAGAGATGCGCGACCGCACCTATGCGGAATGCTGCCAGTTGATGAGCGAGTACGATCCGGATCCGCCGTTCCACGCCGGGTCGCTGAAGACCGCACCGCGGGAGGTGAGGGAACCGATGATGGAACTGATCGCGGGCTTTTCGGAACAGGCAAAGGCGCTGGCAGCCGGCGGCATCGCTCGCCGATAA
- a CDS encoding AraC family transcriptional regulator, whose protein sequence is MSDALEITYGDFGRVALLDMDRGLVRHAHPHCHVLLKVEGDDTQFLVGDRVVNLTDSQAVLVNAWETHAYVHDPRREPSMILALYIEPAWLGAFRHNWSASAAPGFFDEPAGLITAVIRGLVRDLAAEMVYTPGSPRIRGELLPGLMIALIERFTKWREIGTSLREAGRRPRGDWRVQRAMARMRGEDGLGLSAEALAREAGLSRAHFYRLFEQTTGASPHVFLNSIRIERAVEAIVAGDESLSDLGTKLGFAAPAHFSRFFRDHVSVPPSVFRGIVRRSAGFAA, encoded by the coding sequence ATGTCTGATGCTCTCGAAATCACGTACGGAGATTTCGGCCGCGTTGCCCTGCTCGACATGGATCGCGGGTTGGTTCGCCACGCCCATCCGCACTGCCACGTGCTGCTGAAGGTCGAGGGTGACGACACGCAGTTCCTGGTCGGCGACCGGGTGGTCAACCTGACCGACAGCCAGGCGGTCCTCGTCAACGCGTGGGAGACCCACGCCTACGTCCACGATCCGCGCCGCGAGCCGTCGATGATCCTCGCGCTGTACATCGAGCCGGCATGGCTCGGCGCCTTCCGGCACAATTGGTCGGCGAGCGCCGCACCGGGCTTCTTCGACGAGCCCGCCGGGCTGATCACCGCGGTGATCCGCGGTCTCGTGCGGGATCTCGCCGCCGAGATGGTCTACACCCCCGGTTCACCGCGCATCCGGGGCGAGCTGCTGCCGGGACTGATGATCGCCCTGATCGAGCGGTTCACGAAGTGGCGCGAGATCGGAACCTCCCTGCGCGAAGCAGGGCGGCGCCCGCGGGGAGACTGGCGTGTGCAGCGGGCCATGGCCCGGATGCGCGGCGAGGACGGGCTCGGCCTCAGCGCCGAAGCCCTGGCCCGCGAAGCCGGCCTGTCGCGCGCCCATTTCTACCGCCTGTTCGAGCAGACGACCGGCGCCTCGCCGCACGTCTTCCTCAACTCGATCCGGATCGAGCGCGCCGTCGAGGCGATCGTCGCGGGCGACGAGAGCCTTTCGGATCTCGGCACGAAGCTCGGCTTCGCGGCACCCGCGCATTTCTCGCGCTTCTTCCGCGACCACGTCAGCGTGCCCCCGAGCGTCTTCCGCGGCATCGTCCGCCGCTCGGCCGGCTTCGCGGCCTGA